One part of the Mariniflexile litorale genome encodes these proteins:
- a CDS encoding nucleoside deaminase, whose protein sequence is MIEPFDDTYFMKKALQEAEMAFEKGEIPVGAVVVIDNRVIARGHNLTETLTDVTAHAEMQAITAASNFLGGKYLKNCTLYVTLEPCQMCAGALYWSQISNIVYGARDLERGCINLNTKLHPKTVIKGGVMEVEASELLKRFFIERRNLN, encoded by the coding sequence ATGATAGAACCTTTCGATGACACTTATTTTATGAAGAAAGCACTTCAAGAAGCTGAAATGGCTTTTGAGAAGGGCGAAATACCTGTGGGTGCTGTAGTTGTTATTGATAACCGGGTTATTGCGCGTGGACATAATTTAACAGAAACCTTAACAGATGTAACAGCACATGCTGAAATGCAAGCCATTACTGCTGCGTCAAATTTTTTAGGGGGCAAATATTTAAAAAATTGCACGCTGTATGTAACCTTAGAACCATGCCAAATGTGTGCGGGGGCTTTGTATTGGAGTCAGATTTCTAATATTGTATATGGTGCCAGAGACTTGGAACGTGGTTGTATTAATTTGAACACCAAGTTGCATCCAAAAACTGTTATAAAGGGTGGAGTTATGGAAGTTGAAGCTTCAGAACTTTTGAAGCGTTTTTTTATTGAAAGACGTAATTTGAACTGA
- the dxs gene encoding 1-deoxy-D-xylulose-5-phosphate synthase — translation MSGFLKHINNPKELRLLNQKDLPQLAEELREFIINIVATKEGHLGASLGVVELTIALHYVFNTPEDQLIWDVGHQAYGHKILTGRKDLFHTNRQIGGISGFPKRDESIYDAFGVGHASTSISAALGMAIASQLKGDLEKQHIAVIGDASIAGGLAFEGLNHAGVTNANLLVILNDNAIGIDPSVGALKQYLTNVKKGIHRKNNIIKALNIDYSGPIDGHDIIKVISELKRLKSVKGPKFLHVITTKGKGLRQAEEDQVTYHAPGKFDASTGNIISKIPSEFTKYQDIFGYTIVELAKQNKYIVGITPAMPTGSSLKYMMDEMPDRAFDVGIAEQHAVTLAAGMATQGLIPFCNIYSTFLQRAYDQIIHDVALQKLPVIFCLDRAGLVGEDGATHHGVFDISFLRCIPNLIIFAPRNEVELRNIMYTAQLGLKQPIAIRYPRGTGVTVNWKQPFEKIDIGKGIQLKDGNNLAILSIGTIAKNVSEAILNLEVSHYDMRFVKPLDETLLHAIFKEYKTIITVEDNSIKGGFGSVILEFAVINNYKNTINILGIPDTFIEHGSVTELQKSIGLDPESLTKYFRLFF, via the coding sequence ATGTCTGGTTTTTTAAAACATATTAATAATCCAAAAGAACTTCGTCTTTTAAACCAGAAAGACCTACCACAACTTGCCGAAGAATTACGAGAGTTCATCATCAATATTGTAGCTACCAAAGAAGGCCATTTAGGAGCCAGTTTGGGCGTGGTTGAATTAACCATTGCACTACATTATGTATTTAACACTCCCGAAGACCAACTCATTTGGGATGTTGGCCACCAGGCCTACGGACATAAAATTTTAACAGGCAGAAAAGATTTGTTTCATACCAACCGACAAATAGGCGGTATAAGTGGTTTCCCAAAACGTGATGAAAGTATTTATGACGCCTTTGGAGTTGGACATGCCTCTACTTCTATTTCTGCGGCATTGGGTATGGCGATTGCTTCCCAATTAAAAGGCGATTTAGAAAAACAACATATTGCAGTAATTGGCGACGCCAGTATTGCAGGTGGTCTGGCTTTTGAAGGTTTAAATCATGCCGGAGTTACCAATGCCAATTTGTTAGTCATTTTAAATGATAACGCCATAGGCATCGACCCAAGTGTGGGTGCTTTAAAACAATATTTAACGAATGTTAAAAAAGGTATCCATAGAAAAAACAACATTATAAAAGCTTTAAATATTGATTATTCTGGACCTATTGACGGTCATGATATCATCAAAGTTATTTCAGAATTAAAACGCTTAAAGTCCGTAAAAGGCCCTAAATTTTTACATGTCATTACCACCAAAGGAAAAGGTTTAAGACAAGCCGAAGAAGATCAAGTTACATACCACGCCCCAGGGAAATTTGATGCATCTACCGGTAATATTATTTCTAAAATACCTTCGGAATTCACAAAATACCAAGATATTTTTGGTTACACCATTGTAGAACTTGCCAAACAAAACAAATACATTGTGGGTATTACGCCAGCAATGCCAACAGGTAGTTCGCTTAAATACATGATGGATGAAATGCCAGACAGGGCGTTTGATGTGGGTATTGCGGAACAACATGCCGTAACACTTGCTGCAGGTATGGCAACCCAAGGTTTAATTCCTTTTTGCAATATTTACTCCACGTTTTTACAACGTGCTTACGACCAAATAATACACGATGTGGCTTTACAAAAACTACCCGTTATTTTTTGTTTAGACCGTGCTGGTTTGGTTGGTGAAGATGGCGCGACGCATCATGGCGTTTTTGATATATCCTTTTTAAGATGCATCCCCAATCTTATCATATTTGCACCCAGAAACGAGGTGGAGTTACGCAATATCATGTATACTGCGCAATTGGGGTTAAAACAACCCATTGCCATTCGTTACCCACGAGGTACTGGTGTAACGGTTAATTGGAAACAACCTTTTGAAAAAATAGACATTGGTAAAGGTATTCAACTTAAAGATGGTAATAACCTCGCTATTTTAAGCATAGGGACTATTGCCAAAAATGTTTCTGAAGCTATTTTAAATTTAGAAGTATCACATTATGATATGCGTTTTGTTAAACCTTTAGATGAAACATTACTACACGCTATATTTAAAGAATACAAAACCATTATTACCGTTGAAGACAACAGTATTAAAGGTGGTTTTGGGTCTGTTATTTTAGAGTTTGCGGTTATTAACAACTATAAAAATACTATTAATATTTTAGGAATCCCTGATACTTTTATAGAACATGGCAGTGTTACTGAATTGCAAAAAAGCATTGGATTAGACCCTGAAAGTTTGACAAAATACTTTCGTTTATTCTTCTAG